The following coding sequences are from one Nicotiana tabacum cultivar K326 chromosome 1, ASM71507v2, whole genome shotgun sequence window:
- the LOC107781047 gene encoding SUPPRESSOR OF ABI3-5 isoform X6: MDPGRYGLHHGWENNSALEGYRGVHEPDFRAGGSYDDGRFLDDRFSRDGVYSRGAYHRDILEGEHYPHPPPAVGHWPQTRRRSYEEEYPVERDSRRHEKLPARYGGRERDDYPYDDYDYKHRMAHPNREDNRERDHEYSRYSYDSDYERGSGKDGNWRRRESRERERDKESSRERDPSPYRRHEHSRSRSRGRDDRMRSRSPRSRSHSRSHREDSYDDGRYDRSERRRDRDDKRYHDNYSVAPSATVVVKGLSQKTTEEDLYQILAEWGPLRHVRVIKERNSGVSRGFAFIDFPSVGAAQAMMDKLGDEGLVVDGRKLFFEYSKPTGGPGGPGSLDSASRSNHGNHRSITVPSDWMCTICGCVNFARRTSCFQCNEPRTDDAPPADMASSNSSSLGRRGEAGPTHVLVVRGLDENADEEMLRYEFSKHAPIKDLRLVRDKFTHVSRGFAFVHFYSVEEATKALEATNGTTLEKNGQILRVAYAKSILGPGSNASQTSSLAAAAIEAATFAQQYDAVGWAPKEYNPDDKLSTGGQERSGEVAGQNSAPQSGFVWDEASGYYYDAASGFYYDGNTGLYYDGNNGIWYTYDQKTQQYVPCTNHNDTKAAEGQTETTKSSDGSNTKKVVISAPAIVVAGEKASSLPDAIQAAASAAIAAEKKEKEKAKEIKLASKSSILANKKKMNNVLSMWKQRSHEGQAPRVALEDNQTVGEDRSNSVGPAAKTKLKAEPLTARENATASPGLAGNSTFQSVSFESPDKPRSVTNSSGGTLKGVIRGSGLGVVKSDTLYTGSSGSSSTSHTMPPSTAPSLTNADASAAPFRTDASALGSYMPPVPAGGGKRRFSEMPSQPPSTKEQSQTTTAYRDRAAERRSLYGSSSAFGDDASDLGDSNRDSTSRRGVFDPTPFPPGVGGGRSAEANSQSFEVISADRAIDESNVGNRMLRNMGWQEGLGLGKDGSGMVEPVQAQASERRAGLGIHQPKKVDPNLEVQAGDSYKTLIQKKAIARFREMS, translated from the exons ATGGATCCTGGTCGATATGGGCTCCATCATGGATGGGAAAATAACAGC GCTTTGGAGGGTTATAGAGGAGTTCATGAGCCAGATTTCCG GGCTGGTGGTTCTTATGATGACGGGAGGTTTCTAGATGATAGATTTTCGAGGGATGGTGTTTACTCACGGGGTGCCTATCACCGTGATATACTGGAAGGAGAGCACTACCCTCATCCGCCACCAGCAGTTGGACATTGGCCTCAAACAAGGAGAAGAAGTTATGAAGAAGAGTATCCTGTGGAGAGAGATTCCAGGAGGCATGAGAAGCT GCCTGCTAGGTATGGGGGACGCGAGCGTGATGACTACCCCTATGATGATTATGACTACAAACATCGTATGGCGCACCCGAACAGGGAGGATAACCGTGAAAGGGACCATGAGTACAGTAGATATAGTTATGACTCAGACTATGAAAGAGGCAGTGGGAAAGATGGTAATTGGAGACGACGTGAATCCCGTGAGCGTGAACGTGACAAAGAATCGAGTCGTGAGAGGGATCCGAGTCCATATAGAAGACATGAGCATTCCCGCTCACGTTCTCGTGGTCGTGATGATCGCATGAGGTCAAGATCTCCTCGAAGTCGAAGTCATAGTCGCAGTCATAGAGAGGACAGTTATGATGATGGCCGATACGATAGAAGTGAGAGACGAAGAGATCGTGATGATAAAAGATACCATGACAATTATTCTGTG GCCCCTTCAGCGACTGTTGTTGTCAAAGGCCTTTCACAGAAAACGACCGAAGAAGATTTGTATCAGATCCTT GCTGAGTGGGGGCCCCTACGCCATGTTCGTGTGATCAAAGAACGAAATTCTGGCGTTTCTCGCGGATTTGCCTTTATTGATTTCCCTTCTGTG GGTGCGGCGCAAGCAATGATGGATAAACTTGGGGATGAGGGTCTAGTTGTGGATGGTAGGAAGCTTTTCTTCGAGTACAg CAAGCCAACTGGAGGACCCGGTGGGCCTGGTAGTCTAGACAGTGCTTCAAGATCTAACCATGGTAACCACCGGAGTATCACTGTTCCATCTGATTGGATGTGCACCATCTGTGGATGTGTGAATTTTGCACGGCGGACATCTTGTTTTCAG TGTAATGAGCCACGGACAGATGATGCTCCTCCAGCAGACATGGCATCATCCAACTCTAGCTCTCTGGGGAGGAGAGGCGAAGCAG GTCCCACACATGTCTTAGTTGTCCGTGGATTAGATGAAAATGCAGATGAGGAGATGCTTCGTTATGAATTTTCCAAACACGCTCCtattaag GATCTTCGTCTTGTCAGAGACAAGTTCACTCACGTCTCGAGGGGATTTGCATTTGTGCACTTCTATTCT GTGGAGGAAGCTACTAAAGCTCTTGAAGCAACAAACGGTACAACATTGGAGAAGAATGGGCAGATTCTTAGAGTTGCATATGCAAAAAGTATCCTTGGACCAGGATCAAATGCTTCTCAGACTAGTAGCCTTGCAGCTGCTGCTATTGAAGCAGCAACTTTTGCTCAACAG TATGATGCTGTTGGATGGGCACCAAAAGAATATAATCCTGATGATAAACTGTCAACTGGTGGACAAGAGCGCAGTGGAGAAGTTGCTGGTCAGAATTCTGCTCCACAATCTGGATTTGTCTGGGATGAAGCTTCTGGCTATTATTATGATGCTGCTTCTGGTTTTTATTATGATGGGAATACAG GTTTGTATTATGACGGTAACAATGGGATCTGGTATACTTACGACCAGAAAACTCAGCAATATGTACCATGTACCAATCACAATGACACCAAAGCAGCAGAGGGACAAACTGAAACTACCAAATCATCTGATGGCTCAAACACTAAGAAAGTTGTTATATCTGCACCAGCTATTGTAGTAGCTGGTGAGAAGGCTTCCTCACTACCCGACGCTATCCAGGCTGCTGCCTCTGCAGCAATAGCTGctgaaaagaaagagaaggagaAGGCAAAAGAGATAAAACTTGCCTCAAAAAGCAGCATCCTTGCCAATAAGAAGAAAATGAATAATGTATTATCAATGTGGAAGCAAAGAAGTCATGAAGGTCAAGCTCCCCGCGTGGCGCTTGAAGACAACCAGACAGTGGGTGAAGACAGATCTAACTCAGTAGGACCTGCAGCGAAAACCAAGTTAAAAGCTGAGCCCTTGACTGCTAGAGAGAATGCTACAGCTAGTCCAGGACTTGCAGGAAACTCAACTTTTCAGTCTGTGAGTTTTGAGTCTCCGGATAAGCCTAGGTCTGTGACTAACAGCTCTGGGGGCACTTTGAAGGGCGTAATAAGAGGTTCTGGTTTAGGAGTTGTGAAATCGGATACCCTGTATACAGGATCATCTGGAAGTTCATCCACCTCACATACCATGCCACCAAGCACAGCTCCCTCATTAACAAATGCAGATGCCTCTGCAGCGCCCTTTAGGACAGATGCATCTGCTTTGGGTTCTTATATGCCCCCAGTACCAGCTGGAGGTGGTAAAAGAAGGTTCTCAGAGATGCCATCGCAGCCTCCATCTACTAAGGAGCAGTCTCAAACTACAACTGCATACCGAGATCGTGCTGCTGAGCGGAGGAGCTTGTATGGTTCATCTTCAGCCTTTGGAGATGATGCATCAGATCTTGGAGATTCAA ATCGAGACTCAACATCTAGAAGAGGTGTTTTTGATCCAACACCTTTCCCACCTGGTGTTGGAGGTGGACGTAGTGCAGAAGCAAATAGTCAGAGCTTTGAGGTGATCTCTGCTGACCGGGCTATCGACGAGAGTAATGTGGGCAACCGTATGCTCCGCAACATGGGATGGCAGGAGGGCTTG GGATTGGGGAAGGATGGAAGTGGTATGGTAGAGCCAGTCCAAGCTCAAGCATCTGAACGTAGAGCAGGACTTGGAATTCATCAGCCCAAGAAGGTTGACCCAAACCTTGAAGTACAGGCTGGTGACAGTTACAAGACTCTCATACAAAAGAAGGCCATTGCTCGGTTCAGAGAGATGTCGTAA
- the LOC107781047 gene encoding SUPPRESSOR OF ABI3-5 isoform X7 — MNESHGRALEGYRGVHEPDFRAGGSYDDGRFLDDRFSRDGVYSRGAYHRDILEGEHYPHPPPAVGHWPQTRRRSYEEEYPVERDSRRHEKLPARYGGRERDDYPYDDYDYKHRMAHPNREDNRERDHEYSRYSYDSDYERGSGKDGNWRRRESRERERDKESSRERDPSPYRRHEHSRSRSRGRDDRMRSRSPRSRSHSRSHREDSYDDGRYDRSERRRDRDDKRYHDNYSVAPSATVVVKGLSQKTTEEDLYQILAEWGPLRHVRVIKERNSGVSRGFAFIDFPSVGAAQAMMDKLGDEGLVVDGRKLFFEYSSKPTGGPGGPGSLDSASRSNHGNHRSITVPSDWMCTICGCVNFARRTSCFQCNEPRTDDAPPADMASSNSSSLGRRGEAGPTHVLVVRGLDENADEEMLRYEFSKHAPIKDLRLVRDKFTHVSRGFAFVHFYSVEEATKALEATNGTTLEKNGQILRVAYAKSILGPGSNASQTSSLAAAAIEAATFAQQYDAVGWAPKEYNPDDKLSTGGQERSGEVAGQNSAPQSGFVWDEASGYYYDAASGFYYDGNTGLYYDGNNGIWYTYDQKTQQYVPCTNHNDTKAAEGQTETTKSSDGSNTKKVVISAPAIVVAGEKASSLPDAIQAAASAAIAAEKKEKEKAKEIKLASKSSILANKKKMNNVLSMWKQRSHEGQAPRVALEDNQTVGEDRSNSVGPAAKTKLKAEPLTARENATASPGLAGNSTFQSVSFESPDKPRSVTNSSGGTLKGVIRGSGLGVVKSDTLYTGSSGSSSTSHTMPPSTAPSLTNADASAAPFRTDASALGSYMPPVPAGGGKRRFSEMPSQPPSTKEQSQTTTAYRDRAAERRSLYGSSSAFGDDASDLGDSNRDSTSRRGVFDPTPFPPGVGGGRSAEANSQSFEVISADRAIDESNVGNRMLRNMGWQEGLGLGKDGSGMVEPVQAQASERRAGLGIHQPKKVDPNLEVQAGDSYKTLIQKKAIARFREMS, encoded by the exons ATGAATGAAAGCCATGGGAGA GCTTTGGAGGGTTATAGAGGAGTTCATGAGCCAGATTTCCG GGCTGGTGGTTCTTATGATGACGGGAGGTTTCTAGATGATAGATTTTCGAGGGATGGTGTTTACTCACGGGGTGCCTATCACCGTGATATACTGGAAGGAGAGCACTACCCTCATCCGCCACCAGCAGTTGGACATTGGCCTCAAACAAGGAGAAGAAGTTATGAAGAAGAGTATCCTGTGGAGAGAGATTCCAGGAGGCATGAGAAGCT GCCTGCTAGGTATGGGGGACGCGAGCGTGATGACTACCCCTATGATGATTATGACTACAAACATCGTATGGCGCACCCGAACAGGGAGGATAACCGTGAAAGGGACCATGAGTACAGTAGATATAGTTATGACTCAGACTATGAAAGAGGCAGTGGGAAAGATGGTAATTGGAGACGACGTGAATCCCGTGAGCGTGAACGTGACAAAGAATCGAGTCGTGAGAGGGATCCGAGTCCATATAGAAGACATGAGCATTCCCGCTCACGTTCTCGTGGTCGTGATGATCGCATGAGGTCAAGATCTCCTCGAAGTCGAAGTCATAGTCGCAGTCATAGAGAGGACAGTTATGATGATGGCCGATACGATAGAAGTGAGAGACGAAGAGATCGTGATGATAAAAGATACCATGACAATTATTCTGTG GCCCCTTCAGCGACTGTTGTTGTCAAAGGCCTTTCACAGAAAACGACCGAAGAAGATTTGTATCAGATCCTT GCTGAGTGGGGGCCCCTACGCCATGTTCGTGTGATCAAAGAACGAAATTCTGGCGTTTCTCGCGGATTTGCCTTTATTGATTTCCCTTCTGTG GGTGCGGCGCAAGCAATGATGGATAAACTTGGGGATGAGGGTCTAGTTGTGGATGGTAGGAAGCTTTTCTTCGAGTACAg TAGCAAGCCAACTGGAGGACCCGGTGGGCCTGGTAGTCTAGACAGTGCTTCAAGATCTAACCATGGTAACCACCGGAGTATCACTGTTCCATCTGATTGGATGTGCACCATCTGTGGATGTGTGAATTTTGCACGGCGGACATCTTGTTTTCAG TGTAATGAGCCACGGACAGATGATGCTCCTCCAGCAGACATGGCATCATCCAACTCTAGCTCTCTGGGGAGGAGAGGCGAAGCAG GTCCCACACATGTCTTAGTTGTCCGTGGATTAGATGAAAATGCAGATGAGGAGATGCTTCGTTATGAATTTTCCAAACACGCTCCtattaag GATCTTCGTCTTGTCAGAGACAAGTTCACTCACGTCTCGAGGGGATTTGCATTTGTGCACTTCTATTCT GTGGAGGAAGCTACTAAAGCTCTTGAAGCAACAAACGGTACAACATTGGAGAAGAATGGGCAGATTCTTAGAGTTGCATATGCAAAAAGTATCCTTGGACCAGGATCAAATGCTTCTCAGACTAGTAGCCTTGCAGCTGCTGCTATTGAAGCAGCAACTTTTGCTCAACAG TATGATGCTGTTGGATGGGCACCAAAAGAATATAATCCTGATGATAAACTGTCAACTGGTGGACAAGAGCGCAGTGGAGAAGTTGCTGGTCAGAATTCTGCTCCACAATCTGGATTTGTCTGGGATGAAGCTTCTGGCTATTATTATGATGCTGCTTCTGGTTTTTATTATGATGGGAATACAG GTTTGTATTATGACGGTAACAATGGGATCTGGTATACTTACGACCAGAAAACTCAGCAATATGTACCATGTACCAATCACAATGACACCAAAGCAGCAGAGGGACAAACTGAAACTACCAAATCATCTGATGGCTCAAACACTAAGAAAGTTGTTATATCTGCACCAGCTATTGTAGTAGCTGGTGAGAAGGCTTCCTCACTACCCGACGCTATCCAGGCTGCTGCCTCTGCAGCAATAGCTGctgaaaagaaagagaaggagaAGGCAAAAGAGATAAAACTTGCCTCAAAAAGCAGCATCCTTGCCAATAAGAAGAAAATGAATAATGTATTATCAATGTGGAAGCAAAGAAGTCATGAAGGTCAAGCTCCCCGCGTGGCGCTTGAAGACAACCAGACAGTGGGTGAAGACAGATCTAACTCAGTAGGACCTGCAGCGAAAACCAAGTTAAAAGCTGAGCCCTTGACTGCTAGAGAGAATGCTACAGCTAGTCCAGGACTTGCAGGAAACTCAACTTTTCAGTCTGTGAGTTTTGAGTCTCCGGATAAGCCTAGGTCTGTGACTAACAGCTCTGGGGGCACTTTGAAGGGCGTAATAAGAGGTTCTGGTTTAGGAGTTGTGAAATCGGATACCCTGTATACAGGATCATCTGGAAGTTCATCCACCTCACATACCATGCCACCAAGCACAGCTCCCTCATTAACAAATGCAGATGCCTCTGCAGCGCCCTTTAGGACAGATGCATCTGCTTTGGGTTCTTATATGCCCCCAGTACCAGCTGGAGGTGGTAAAAGAAGGTTCTCAGAGATGCCATCGCAGCCTCCATCTACTAAGGAGCAGTCTCAAACTACAACTGCATACCGAGATCGTGCTGCTGAGCGGAGGAGCTTGTATGGTTCATCTTCAGCCTTTGGAGATGATGCATCAGATCTTGGAGATTCAA ATCGAGACTCAACATCTAGAAGAGGTGTTTTTGATCCAACACCTTTCCCACCTGGTGTTGGAGGTGGACGTAGTGCAGAAGCAAATAGTCAGAGCTTTGAGGTGATCTCTGCTGACCGGGCTATCGACGAGAGTAATGTGGGCAACCGTATGCTCCGCAACATGGGATGGCAGGAGGGCTTG GGATTGGGGAAGGATGGAAGTGGTATGGTAGAGCCAGTCCAAGCTCAAGCATCTGAACGTAGAGCAGGACTTGGAATTCATCAGCCCAAGAAGGTTGACCCAAACCTTGAAGTACAGGCTGGTGACAGTTACAAGACTCTCATACAAAAGAAGGCCATTGCTCGGTTCAGAGAGATGTCGTAA
- the LOC107781047 gene encoding SUPPRESSOR OF ABI3-5 isoform X1, protein MDPGRYGLHHGWENNSALEGYRGVHEPDFRAGGSYDDGRFLDDRFSRDGVYSRGAYHRDILEGEHYPHPPPAVGHWPQTRRRSYEEEYPVERDSRRHEKLYVDSNHEICEADKYHEINTFRDGLCSFDNYPDAGFDRPARYGGRERDDYPYDDYDYKHRMAHPNREDNRERDHEYSRYSYDSDYERGSGKDGNWRRRESRERERDKESSRERDPSPYRRHEHSRSRSRGRDDRMRSRSPRSRSHSRSHREDSYDDGRYDRSERRRDRDDKRYHDNYSVAPSATVVVKGLSQKTTEEDLYQILAEWGPLRHVRVIKERNSGVSRGFAFIDFPSVGAAQAMMDKLGDEGLVVDGRKLFFEYSSKPTGGPGGPGSLDSASRSNHGNHRSITVPSDWMCTICGCVNFARRTSCFQCNEPRTDDAPPADMASSNSSSLGRRGEAGPTHVLVVRGLDENADEEMLRYEFSKHAPIKDLRLVRDKFTHVSRGFAFVHFYSVEEATKALEATNGTTLEKNGQILRVAYAKSILGPGSNASQTSSLAAAAIEAATFAQQYDAVGWAPKEYNPDDKLSTGGQERSGEVAGQNSAPQSGFVWDEASGYYYDAASGFYYDGNTGLYYDGNNGIWYTYDQKTQQYVPCTNHNDTKAAEGQTETTKSSDGSNTKKVVISAPAIVVAGEKASSLPDAIQAAASAAIAAEKKEKEKAKEIKLASKSSILANKKKMNNVLSMWKQRSHEGQAPRVALEDNQTVGEDRSNSVGPAAKTKLKAEPLTARENATASPGLAGNSTFQSVSFESPDKPRSVTNSSGGTLKGVIRGSGLGVVKSDTLYTGSSGSSSTSHTMPPSTAPSLTNADASAAPFRTDASALGSYMPPVPAGGGKRRFSEMPSQPPSTKEQSQTTTAYRDRAAERRSLYGSSSAFGDDASDLGDSNRDSTSRRGVFDPTPFPPGVGGGRSAEANSQSFEVISADRAIDESNVGNRMLRNMGWQEGLGLGKDGSGMVEPVQAQASERRAGLGIHQPKKVDPNLEVQAGDSYKTLIQKKAIARFREMS, encoded by the exons ATGGATCCTGGTCGATATGGGCTCCATCATGGATGGGAAAATAACAGC GCTTTGGAGGGTTATAGAGGAGTTCATGAGCCAGATTTCCG GGCTGGTGGTTCTTATGATGACGGGAGGTTTCTAGATGATAGATTTTCGAGGGATGGTGTTTACTCACGGGGTGCCTATCACCGTGATATACTGGAAGGAGAGCACTACCCTCATCCGCCACCAGCAGTTGGACATTGGCCTCAAACAAGGAGAAGAAGTTATGAAGAAGAGTATCCTGTGGAGAGAGATTCCAGGAGGCATGAGAAGCTGTATGTTGATTCCAATCATGAAATTTGTGAAGCTGATAAGTATCATGAGATTAACACATTCAGAGATGGTTTATGCAGTTTTGACAACTACCCTGATGCTGGATTTGACAGGCCTGCTAGGTATGGGGGACGCGAGCGTGATGACTACCCCTATGATGATTATGACTACAAACATCGTATGGCGCACCCGAACAGGGAGGATAACCGTGAAAGGGACCATGAGTACAGTAGATATAGTTATGACTCAGACTATGAAAGAGGCAGTGGGAAAGATGGTAATTGGAGACGACGTGAATCCCGTGAGCGTGAACGTGACAAAGAATCGAGTCGTGAGAGGGATCCGAGTCCATATAGAAGACATGAGCATTCCCGCTCACGTTCTCGTGGTCGTGATGATCGCATGAGGTCAAGATCTCCTCGAAGTCGAAGTCATAGTCGCAGTCATAGAGAGGACAGTTATGATGATGGCCGATACGATAGAAGTGAGAGACGAAGAGATCGTGATGATAAAAGATACCATGACAATTATTCTGTG GCCCCTTCAGCGACTGTTGTTGTCAAAGGCCTTTCACAGAAAACGACCGAAGAAGATTTGTATCAGATCCTT GCTGAGTGGGGGCCCCTACGCCATGTTCGTGTGATCAAAGAACGAAATTCTGGCGTTTCTCGCGGATTTGCCTTTATTGATTTCCCTTCTGTG GGTGCGGCGCAAGCAATGATGGATAAACTTGGGGATGAGGGTCTAGTTGTGGATGGTAGGAAGCTTTTCTTCGAGTACAg TAGCAAGCCAACTGGAGGACCCGGTGGGCCTGGTAGTCTAGACAGTGCTTCAAGATCTAACCATGGTAACCACCGGAGTATCACTGTTCCATCTGATTGGATGTGCACCATCTGTGGATGTGTGAATTTTGCACGGCGGACATCTTGTTTTCAG TGTAATGAGCCACGGACAGATGATGCTCCTCCAGCAGACATGGCATCATCCAACTCTAGCTCTCTGGGGAGGAGAGGCGAAGCAG GTCCCACACATGTCTTAGTTGTCCGTGGATTAGATGAAAATGCAGATGAGGAGATGCTTCGTTATGAATTTTCCAAACACGCTCCtattaag GATCTTCGTCTTGTCAGAGACAAGTTCACTCACGTCTCGAGGGGATTTGCATTTGTGCACTTCTATTCT GTGGAGGAAGCTACTAAAGCTCTTGAAGCAACAAACGGTACAACATTGGAGAAGAATGGGCAGATTCTTAGAGTTGCATATGCAAAAAGTATCCTTGGACCAGGATCAAATGCTTCTCAGACTAGTAGCCTTGCAGCTGCTGCTATTGAAGCAGCAACTTTTGCTCAACAG TATGATGCTGTTGGATGGGCACCAAAAGAATATAATCCTGATGATAAACTGTCAACTGGTGGACAAGAGCGCAGTGGAGAAGTTGCTGGTCAGAATTCTGCTCCACAATCTGGATTTGTCTGGGATGAAGCTTCTGGCTATTATTATGATGCTGCTTCTGGTTTTTATTATGATGGGAATACAG GTTTGTATTATGACGGTAACAATGGGATCTGGTATACTTACGACCAGAAAACTCAGCAATATGTACCATGTACCAATCACAATGACACCAAAGCAGCAGAGGGACAAACTGAAACTACCAAATCATCTGATGGCTCAAACACTAAGAAAGTTGTTATATCTGCACCAGCTATTGTAGTAGCTGGTGAGAAGGCTTCCTCACTACCCGACGCTATCCAGGCTGCTGCCTCTGCAGCAATAGCTGctgaaaagaaagagaaggagaAGGCAAAAGAGATAAAACTTGCCTCAAAAAGCAGCATCCTTGCCAATAAGAAGAAAATGAATAATGTATTATCAATGTGGAAGCAAAGAAGTCATGAAGGTCAAGCTCCCCGCGTGGCGCTTGAAGACAACCAGACAGTGGGTGAAGACAGATCTAACTCAGTAGGACCTGCAGCGAAAACCAAGTTAAAAGCTGAGCCCTTGACTGCTAGAGAGAATGCTACAGCTAGTCCAGGACTTGCAGGAAACTCAACTTTTCAGTCTGTGAGTTTTGAGTCTCCGGATAAGCCTAGGTCTGTGACTAACAGCTCTGGGGGCACTTTGAAGGGCGTAATAAGAGGTTCTGGTTTAGGAGTTGTGAAATCGGATACCCTGTATACAGGATCATCTGGAAGTTCATCCACCTCACATACCATGCCACCAAGCACAGCTCCCTCATTAACAAATGCAGATGCCTCTGCAGCGCCCTTTAGGACAGATGCATCTGCTTTGGGTTCTTATATGCCCCCAGTACCAGCTGGAGGTGGTAAAAGAAGGTTCTCAGAGATGCCATCGCAGCCTCCATCTACTAAGGAGCAGTCTCAAACTACAACTGCATACCGAGATCGTGCTGCTGAGCGGAGGAGCTTGTATGGTTCATCTTCAGCCTTTGGAGATGATGCATCAGATCTTGGAGATTCAA ATCGAGACTCAACATCTAGAAGAGGTGTTTTTGATCCAACACCTTTCCCACCTGGTGTTGGAGGTGGACGTAGTGCAGAAGCAAATAGTCAGAGCTTTGAGGTGATCTCTGCTGACCGGGCTATCGACGAGAGTAATGTGGGCAACCGTATGCTCCGCAACATGGGATGGCAGGAGGGCTTG GGATTGGGGAAGGATGGAAGTGGTATGGTAGAGCCAGTCCAAGCTCAAGCATCTGAACGTAGAGCAGGACTTGGAATTCATCAGCCCAAGAAGGTTGACCCAAACCTTGAAGTACAGGCTGGTGACAGTTACAAGACTCTCATACAAAAGAAGGCCATTGCTCGGTTCAGAGAGATGTCGTAA